The Podospora pseudocomata strain CBS 415.72m chromosome 1 map unlocalized CBS415.72m_1, whole genome shotgun sequence genome has a segment encoding these proteins:
- the RPL44 gene encoding 40s ribosomal protein L44e (COG:J; EggNog:ENOG503P3Z6; BUSCO:EOG09265JX6): MSIAQTKHISSNDDKIRNPIKDKSVRTQLLERVAGRKAEGGACPRQKPATGRQVTGPGQISTVHPHLHGSPGRNCCKFAKTKERGSWPTTPHVNHTTSRPHPAVKMVNVPKTRKTFCKSKECGKHQLHKVTQYKAGKASAFAQGKRRYDRKQSGYGGQTKPVFHKKAKTTKKIVLRLECSACKAKKQLPLKRCKHFELGGDKKTKGAALVF; this comes from the exons ATGAGCATTGCGCAGACCAAACACATTTCGAGCAACGATGATAAGATAAGAAATCCGATAAAAGATAAGAGTGTCAGAACTCAGCTGCTTGAGCGAGTTGCGGGGAGAAAAGCTGAAGGTGGGGCCTGCCCTCGTCAAAAACCCGCAACAGGCCGGCAAGTCACGGGACCGGGTCAAATTTCGACCGTGCACCCACACTTGCACGGCAGCCCTGGGCGAAATTGTTGCAAATTCGCGAAAACCAAAGAGAGAGGCAGCTGGCCCACGACACCACACGTCAACCACACCACATCACGACCCCATCCAGCCGTCAAAATGGTGAACGTCCCCAAGACCAGAAAGACCTTCTGCAAGAGCAAGGAGTGCGGCAAGCACCAGCTCCACAAGGTCACCCAGTACAAGGCCGGCAAGGCTTCGGCCTTCGCTCAGGGAAAGCGCCGTTACGACCGCAAGCAGAGCGGTTACGGTGGTCAGACCAAGCCCGTCTTCCACAAGAAGGCGAAGACCACCAAGAAGATCGTTCTCAGACTG GAATGCTCCGCGtgcaaggccaagaagcagctcCCTCTCAAGCGCTGCAAGCACTTCGAGCTTGG TGGTgacaagaagaccaagggTGCTGCCCTCGTCTTCTAA
- a CDS encoding uncharacterized protein (COG:S; EggNog:ENOG503P4NS), whose protein sequence is MQQPLITPRDDRAYEYSIQATEDYNYEPRRTEGQVAPTWQPPAWRPTDTPNYKPKPLRWPFISGLMVLLVVAIALIIFADRSLPNSDTSARFLGLHPNASQPVRLARDVLPNNTATMTPVSGMTSMSQSTLSFEEEVRVAVQSSSSPEIVSQATPTLQSSTETQSIPSGSTSPIFIVTGITKTERLSLSASETMDNNAFRLPDPETSNPSSVPSVTISEDTSATASGLSSVTAPPSEPVSSSTSATSVSGMSLIPISVSISYFTRNVTVPFTTILFTSTFTRTRTSSFSSASTFTTSFVTDVTDVAPTTVMSFWSSDGSEGAVPISTGMGTGVKPTTIVSGVTTTVAGVSTATDVVTSVFTSTLTGVVIPSVGQVTITYFQTVMPVPVTEPPNPVKVTGVEVIDGTVIEVIKTQGPVVVVVPTNEVQTRVVEQEIRTGVVRVGGSAVTNVVVITPTPGVAIGQVTNVDGAPRTIQAVVAPVEVGQPVTYTVVDNVGGSLVSQVVVTTPAGPPYQPVSYTVVREQGGSLATQVVVTTPTGPPGQPITYTAINMEGGTPVTQVVVTTPSVDGPFVPITYLVTTNIGGTPTVVTITPAPTTFVTTIDGTTITRVTTPQVTSFTTTIDGTLTTLTLTTTPTNTSPITLTLATTSRETLSTFTSTIPPTTFLTTISGSLRTITSTPSPTTSLSTRLPTTLTYTSTTTPTPSSPSESLVPQTRVISWSETDIFLGTFLPALLAIAIVIPLRIIDLNAKLYQPFQSLTLPTGSLGANTLLVQYSGVLSFVTPVITLLQAKHPVPFVTTLMVGCGSLMVPFATEAIGLKLHGDCYLNTASKNCGPALGVNRTAGYVLVGLMVVVVVLLGVVMWFTNWGRKGVTGVRANPWNLAGMGSLLGGVRSDLGGGHGKKMRYKRYGMGWYRNRDGREDYGMIVLDEAGQGLQQQQHPTSESGSDDMDGSDAVADLKTGVSGSHLPFMTLRIPWRVGLILFQLAVFIFIIYYHAYYRGGIKDNGKLWTFMNANTFGVRFLSAIIGVIVAFCWQSFFLSVSTMTPFQLMALSTQPASRSILFSPNTNPFSGLYSAIRNRHMFLLAVSIAAIMSEFLPVLLSNVPFSLYQTSAAATACAVLSCLFLAVMLAVLGWSFWIRYPPMPADPRSIAGMMYYLSQSPTLLADLEGISSMDGAARRKRIEENGGRYYYGVLPVSVENGLWESQDRRRLGVEVETGGGSGSSGYEPEDGTTPAFAAMDGPAMTETARRGEYHAVDGSGDGGSGELRHDRSFMSQNTAYQGHRIDEQPAMYG, encoded by the exons ATGCAACAACCCCTTATTACACCAAGAGACGACCGAGCCTATGAGTACAGCATCCAGGCCACGGAAGATTACAACTATGAACCAAGGAGGACAGAGGGGCAGGTCGCGCCGACATGGCAGCCACCAGCATGGAGACCGACTGACACACCCAACTACAAGCCAAAACCACTGCGATGGCCATTCATCAGCGGTCTTATGGTCCTGCTAGTCGTGGCCATCGCCCTTATCATTTTTGCCGACAGGAGCCTGCCAAACTCAGACACGAGTGCTCGGTTTTTGGGACTACATCCCAATGCCTCGCAACCTGTGCGGCTAGCTCGCGATGTTCTCCCGAACAACACAGCAACCATGACCCCAGTCAGTGGCATGACTTCGATGTCACAGAGCACTCTGAGTTTCGAGGAAGAGGTCAGGGTCGCTGTTCAGAGCAGTTCTTCCCCAGAGATTGTGTCTCAGGCGACACCGACGCTTCAGTCGTCTACCGAAACACAGTCTATACCTTCCGGCTCAACGTCCCCGATCTTCATCGTGACAGGCATCACAAAGACCGAAAGACTGTCTCTCTCAGCTTCAGAAACGATGGATAACAACGCGTTTAGGTTGCCAGATCCTGAAACAAGCAATCCATCAAGCGTTCCGTCAGTCACGATATCTGAAGACACCTCAGCAACTGCCTCTGGTTTATCGTCTGTAACCGCTCCCCCTTCAGAGCCTGTCAGTTCCAGCACTAGTGCGACCAGCGTGAGCGGCATGTCGTTGATACCGATATCTGTCTCCATATCTTATTTTACACGAAACGTTACAGTTCCTTTCACGACAATTCTCTTCACCTCAACATTCACCAGAACTCGAACGTCTTCGTTCAGCAGTGCTTCTACATTTACCACATCATTTGTGACAGATGTGACCGATGTGGCTCCAACCACGGTCATGTCATTCTGGTCATCAGATGGATCAGAAGGCGCAGTCCCTATTTCCACTGGCATGGGCACTGGCGTGAAGCCTACAACAATCGTTTCAGGGGTGACGACGACCGTTGCAGGTGTTTCCACGGCGACAGATGTTGTGACGTCTGTTTTTACCAGCACGCTTACCGGAGTGGTGATTCCAAGCGTGGGCCAGGTTACGATCACTTACTTCCAGACTGTCATGCCTGTTCCAGTCACGGAGCCACCTAACCCGGTCAAGGTGACGGGGGTGGAAGTCATTGACGGGACAGTCATTGAGGTTATTAAAACTCAGGGGCCTGTTGTGGTCGTTGTCCCCACAAACGAAGTCCAAACTAGGGTGGTTGAGCAGGAGATTAGAACTGGTGTCGTTCGGGTCGGCGGATCTGCCGTGACCAATGTTGTGGTCATCACACCGACCCCTGGCGTCGCCATAGGCCAAGTTACTAATGTTGATGGTGCACCCCGGACCATTCAAGCGGTTGTGGCACCAGTCGAAGTTGGACAGCCGGTAACTTACACAGTCGTTGACAACGTCGGGGGCTCACTTGTTTCGCAAGTTGTCGTTACTACACCGGCTGGGCCGCCTTATCAACCGGTTTCATACACTGTTGTCCGCGAGCAAGGAGGGTCTCTTGCGACTCAAGTCGTAGTAACCACACCAACAGGCCCTCCAGGCCAGCCGATAACCTACACCGCCATTAACATGGAAGGAGGAACCCCGGTGACCCAAGTTGTCGTCACCACACCTTCCGTTGACGGCCCTTTCGTGCCCATCACCTACCTCGTCACAACCAACATAGGCGGCACCCCAACCGTCGTCACCATAACCCCCGCCCCAACAACCTttgtcaccaccatcgacggCACAACCATAACCCGCGTGACAACCCCCCAAGTGACGAGCTTCACCACAACCATAGAcggcaccctcaccaccctaaccctaaccaccaccccaaccaacacctcccccatcaccctcaccctcgccacgACCTCTCGCGAGACCCTAAGCACcttcaccagcaccatcccccccaccacctttctcaccaccatctccggcTCCCTGAGGACAataacctccaccccctcccccaccacctccctctcaacccgCCTCCCCACAACCCTAACCTacacctcaaccacaaccccaaccccctcctccccatccgaaTCCCTCGTCCCCCAAACAAGGGTAATCTCCTGGTCCGAAACCGACATCTTCCTCGgcaccttcctccccgccctcctcgccattgCCATCGTGATTCCCCTCCGCATCATAGACCTAAACGCAAAACTCTACCAACCCTTCCAGTCCCTTACCCTCCCCACTGGCAGTCTGGGTGCTAACACCCTACTGGTCCAATACTCTGGCGTCCTGTCGTTTGTTACGCCAGTCATCACCCTCTTGCAGGCTAAACACCCTGTCCCATTCGTGACAACGCTCATGGTCGGTTGTGGGAGTTTGATGGTCCCTTTTGCGACTGAGGCTATCGGGCTGAAGCTTCATGGGGATTGTTATCTCAACACTGCGAGTAAGAACTGCGGTCCGGCGCTGGGGGTGAACAGGACGGCGGGGTatgttcttgttggcctgatggttgtcgtggttgttttgctaggggtggtgatgtggttcACGAACTGGGGACGGAAAGGGGTCacgggggtgagggcgaaTCCGTGGAATTTGGCTGGGATGGGGTCGCTCctggggggggtgaggagtgATTTGGGAGGCGGGCATGGCAAAAAGATGAGGTATAAACGGTATGGAATGGGGTGGTATCGGAAtcgggatgggagggaggattaCGGAATGATAGTGTTGGATGAGGCTGGTCAGGggttgcagcagcagcaacatcctaCCTCTGAGAGTGGGAGTGACGACATGGATGGGAGTGATGCGGTAGCTGATTTGAAAACGGGGGTGTCGGGGAGTCATTTACCTTTTATGACGTTAAGGATACCGTGGAGGGTCGGCCTGATTCTATTTCAACTTGCCGTCTTCATTTTCATCATCTATTACCATGCCTACTACCGCGGCGGGATCAAGGACAATGGCAAGCTCTGGACGTTTATGAACGCCAACACCTTTGGGGTGAGGTTCTTGTCGGCGATTATCGGGGTGATAGTAGCGTTTTGTTGGCAGTCCTTCTTTCTGA GCGTGAGCACCATGACCCCCTTCCAACTAATGGCTCTCTCAACCCAACCGGCCTCCCgctccatcctcttctcgCCGAACACGAACCCCTTTTCGGGGCTCTACTCCGCCATCAGAAACAGACACATGTTCCTGCTCGCGGTCTCAATAGCTGCGATCATGTCAGAGTTCTTGCCGGTGCTGCTCTCCAACGTCCCCTTCAGCCTCTACCAAACCTCCGCCGCGGCGACCGCCTGCGCGGTTCTTTCATGTCTCTTCTTGGCAGTGATGCTCGCCGTGCTCGGCTGGTCGTTCTGGATCCGATACCCCCCGATGCCCGCTGACCCGAGGTCCATCGCGGGGATGATGTACTACCTCTCCCAGTCACCCACCCTGCTGGCAGATTTGGAGGGGATATCCTCCATGGACGGGGCCGCAAGGCGCAAACGAATAGAAGAGAACGGTGGGAGATATTACTACGGGGTGCTGCCTGTTTCTGTGGAGAATGGGTTATGGGAGTCTCAGGACAGGAGAAGGCTAGGGGTGGAAGTGGAGACGGGAGGAGGTAGTGGTAGTAGTGGGTACGAGCCTGAGGACGGAACAACCCCGGCTTTTGCTGCGATGGACGGGCCAGCTATGACGGAAACGGCTCGCCGAGGCGAATACCATGCCGTTGATGgcagtggtgatggcggcagtGGTGAGTTGAGGCATGATCGGAGCTTCATGAGTCAGAACACGGCGTATCAGGGACATCGGATTGATGAACAGCCTGCGATGTATGGTTGA
- a CDS encoding uncharacterized protein (COG:O; EggNog:ENOG503NX9B; CAZy:CE4; CAZy:CBM18), giving the protein MINVPVTLLSLSAVATAAVLADANSQSTSPNPSPRQHARDTLQKRANCGAGIGNCPSGQCCSQYGWCGVTSEHCGTGCQSGFGTCTGGGGGNNEETLSTPRPKFGSIPYGVTITNCNAAGTIALTFDDGPFLYTNQLLDLLAQQQVKATFFTNGLNWGDATQAPYPDVLRRIVNDGHQLGSHTYNHPDLNTLTTAARRSNMAQNEKIFKDALGGYFPTYMRPPYGSCTGQCLTDLGNLGYHVINWNIDTLDYQGNIPNSQNIFNSAVSTNAAANKYIALAHDVHQATVQQLALGLIQTAKNRGYRLVTVGECLGDAPVNWYRDATTGNARTGGGGGSGGNPNPGPITSTNGLCGSTNGNMNCLNSGFGNCCSQWGFCGSTAEYCGANCQRAFGNCN; this is encoded by the exons ATGATCAACGTACCAGTGACCCTTCTCTCGCTGTCGGCGGTAGCCACGGCTGCTGTTTTGGCCGATGCCAACTCCCAGTCTACCAGCCCTAACCCAAGCCCACGACAACATGCCAGAGATACACTCCAGAAGCGTGCCAACTGCGGTGCTGGCATTGGAAACTGCCCTTCCGGTCAATGCTGCTCTCAATACGGCTGGTGTGGCGTCACCTCTGAACATTGTGGAACTGGTTGCCAAAGCGGCTTTGGAACCTGTacaggtggtggaggtggaaacAATGAAGAAACTCTGTCGACTCCTCGGCCAAAATTTGGAAGCATCCCCTATG gcgtcaccatcaccaactgcAACGCCGCGGGCACCATCGCCCTCACGTTCGACGATGGCCCCTTCCTCTACACCAAccagctccttgacctcctcgcccagcagcaagtcaaggccaccttcttcaccaacggcCTCAACTGGGGAGACGCAACCCAAGCACCATACCCCGATGTCCTGCGCCGCATTGTAAACGACGGCCACCAGCTCGGCTCCCACACCTACAACCACCCAgacctcaacaccctcaccaccgccgcccgcAGAAGCAACATGGCGCAAAACGAAAAGATCTTCAAGGACGCCCTCGGCGGGTACTTCCCCACTTACATGCGCCCTCCTTATGGCAGCTGCACCGGCCAGTGCCTCACCGACCTGGGCAACCTCGGCTATCACGTCATCAACTGGAACATCGACACCCTCGACTACCAAGGCAACATCCCCAACAGCCAaaacatcttcaacagcgCCGTCAGCACCAACGCCGCGGCCAACAAGTACATCGCCCTCGCCCACGACGTCCACCAGGCGACCGTTCAGCAGCTCGCCCTGGGTTTGATCCAGACCGCCAAGAACAGGGGCTACCGTCTGGTGACTGTCGGCGAGTGCCTTGGTGATGCTCCCGTCAACTGGTATCGTGATGCCACGACTGGCAATGCTCgcaccggcggcggtggtggcagcggcggcaaccccaaccccggcccCATCACCTCGACTAATGGTCTCTGCGGCAGCACAAACGGCAATATGAACTGCCTCAACTCTGGGTTCGGTAACTGCTGCTCTCAATGGGGCTTCTGCGGCTCTACCGCTGAGTACTGCGGTGCCAACTGCCAGCGGGCCTTTGGAAATTGCAATTAG